In Saccharothrix violaceirubra, the following are encoded in one genomic region:
- a CDS encoding alpha/beta fold hydrolase, protein MGDTLKVPGARLYHEVSGTGPVLLFIGGGTSDTSNYDGVGPHFADRYTVVSYDRRGNSRSTLDGPAGPQRIEEHADDAIRLIEHLGTGPADVFGSSSGALIALDVAARRPDLVRRVVPHEAPAFTLTPDEDAHLAILHRAAAEFERAGAAAGMAVFGNGTGVPDEFADAGPEALEALRRIEGNAPFFFRHEMLQFVAYRPDLPALGRHRDLLVPAVGEESVDTPPVQAMRVLAKEIGTEVTAFPGGHVGYLQRPVEFAARLAEVLT, encoded by the coding sequence ATGGGAGACACGTTGAAGGTGCCGGGCGCCCGCCTCTACCACGAGGTGTCCGGAACGGGCCCGGTGCTGCTGTTCATCGGCGGCGGCACGTCCGACACGTCCAACTACGACGGCGTCGGCCCGCACTTCGCGGACCGCTACACCGTCGTGAGCTACGACCGGCGGGGCAACTCCCGCAGCACGCTGGACGGCCCGGCCGGTCCGCAGCGGATCGAGGAGCACGCCGACGACGCGATCCGCCTGATCGAACACCTCGGCACCGGACCGGCCGACGTGTTCGGCAGCAGCTCCGGCGCGCTGATCGCGCTGGACGTGGCGGCCCGCCGCCCGGACCTGGTGCGCCGGGTCGTGCCGCACGAGGCACCCGCGTTCACGCTCACGCCGGACGAGGACGCGCACCTGGCGATCCTGCACCGCGCGGCGGCCGAGTTCGAGCGGGCCGGTGCGGCGGCGGGCATGGCGGTGTTCGGCAACGGCACGGGCGTGCCCGACGAGTTCGCCGACGCCGGACCCGAGGCGCTGGAGGCGTTGCGGCGCATCGAGGGCAACGCGCCGTTCTTCTTCCGGCACGAGATGCTCCAGTTCGTGGCCTACCGCCCGGACCTGCCGGCGTTGGGCCGCCACCGCGACCTGCTGGTGCCGGCGGTCGGCGAGGAGTCGGTCGACACGCCACCGGTCCAGGCGATGCGCGTGCTGGCCAAGGAGATCGGCACGGAGGTCACCGCGTTCCCGGGTGGCCACGTGGGCTACCTCCAGCGGCCGGTCGAGTTCGCCGCCCGGTTGGCCGAGGTCCTGACCTGA
- a CDS encoding VOC family protein has translation MLRGLTTISYYADDVVEARDWYAKVLGVPAYFARPEEGTPSYVEFRVGDFEHELGIVDRKFAPHDTAGGPITYWAVDDLDASLERLVALGATPHRPPTAYGPGFVTASVVDPFGNVLGLMYNEHYLSIASAKA, from the coding sequence ATGTTGCGCGGTCTCACCACCATCAGCTACTACGCCGACGACGTCGTCGAGGCGCGGGACTGGTACGCGAAGGTGCTGGGTGTGCCGGCCTACTTCGCGCGGCCCGAGGAGGGCACGCCGTCCTACGTCGAGTTCCGGGTCGGGGACTTCGAGCACGAGCTGGGCATCGTCGACCGGAAGTTCGCGCCGCACGACACCGCCGGCGGCCCGATCACCTACTGGGCCGTCGACGACCTCGACGCGAGCCTGGAGCGCCTGGTCGCCCTCGGTGCCACGCCGCACCGCCCGCCGACGGCGTACGGGCCGGGGTTCGTCACCGCGTCGGTCGTCGACCCGTTCGGCAACGTGCTCGGCCTGATGTACAACGAGCACTACCTGAGCATCGCGAGCGCCAAGGCGTGA
- a CDS encoding helix-turn-helix transcriptional regulator: MRADRLVAALLLLQSRHRVTAADLATELEVSVATARRDLEALSAAGIPVYPQPGRGGGWSLVGGARTDLSGLSAPEAQALFLLVGPAAAVSNEAKAALRKLLRALPQGFRADAAAAADALLIDPARWGDREPTRPEVVTLLQRAVIRRRRVVLSYSGRSGTPSRRPVDPWGLVDKDETWYLLAGTDDGPRTFRVDRISAAEETDEPAPRPDDFVLAREWERIVGEIESRRSRTGATVLVDARYVSVLRSHFGRHCAVEAELPDGRARVRVAAPTPLDIARNLAGWGAGVEVVEPDSVRAELARIGTELLDRYQLEKRPEYS; the protein is encoded by the coding sequence ATGCGCGCCGACCGGCTGGTAGCGGCACTTCTCCTCCTGCAATCACGCCATCGGGTGACGGCGGCGGACCTGGCGACCGAGTTGGAGGTGTCCGTCGCGACCGCCCGCCGGGACCTGGAGGCGCTCTCGGCGGCGGGCATCCCGGTGTACCCGCAGCCGGGGCGTGGCGGCGGCTGGTCGCTGGTCGGCGGTGCGCGCACGGACCTGAGCGGGTTGTCCGCGCCCGAGGCCCAGGCGTTGTTCCTGCTGGTCGGACCGGCGGCGGCGGTGTCGAACGAGGCCAAGGCGGCGTTGCGCAAGCTGCTGCGCGCCCTGCCCCAGGGATTCCGGGCGGACGCCGCGGCAGCCGCCGACGCGCTGCTGATCGACCCCGCGCGCTGGGGCGACCGCGAGCCGACCAGGCCCGAGGTCGTCACGCTCCTGCAGCGCGCGGTGATCCGGCGGCGGCGGGTCGTACTGAGCTATTCGGGCCGGTCGGGCACGCCGTCGCGCCGCCCGGTCGACCCGTGGGGTCTGGTCGACAAGGACGAGACCTGGTACCTGCTCGCGGGCACCGACGACGGGCCGCGCACGTTCCGCGTCGACCGGATCTCGGCCGCCGAGGAGACCGACGAGCCCGCGCCCCGGCCGGACGACTTCGTGCTCGCCCGCGAGTGGGAGCGGATCGTGGGCGAGATCGAGTCCCGTCGGTCGCGCACCGGTGCCACGGTGCTCGTGGACGCGCGGTACGTGTCCGTGCTGCGGTCGCACTTCGGCCGGCACTGCGCGGTCGAGGCCGAACTGCCCGACGGCCGGGCGCGGGTCCGGGTGGCCGCGCCGACCCCGCTGGACATCGCCCGCAACCTGGCCGGGTGGGGCGCCGGTGTCGAGGTCGTCGAACCCGATTCCGTACGCGCCGAACTGGCCCGTATCGGCACCGAACTCCTCGACCGCTATCAGCTCGAAAAACGACCGGAATACTCATAG
- a CDS encoding aldehyde dehydrogenase family protein: MRFGLYPAYIGGRDVFGDNVRYVHTISARALLTDTFPALRAKQDLDRGLVTPDEVGDIAVGACVVADDLLADAALEAAAGAQPAWARVPVGERVEIGLRIARRILEHLDPLVEILVEEGVPRSAALGMVGGIPHTSWSAETIRWCAEQLEVRRSDGNRDMILRRLADGVVCINPPQNAATPNALNGLIALLSGNTVVVRAPRGVALSCMYAMREVVAPVLEEFGAPPGTLNAFCGAPSLDKWLASEHVDDVLYFGGSRKGLEFERDAIAAGKKPILELAGNDCCVVWHDADLDAAVETITQFFLNSGQICNVPNQVVAHPAIADELIRRLVEATRVITPGFPEDPDVVLTPVLGADWFTGCLAEALTKGARLVHGGRRLEVDGTPSDTGYFVEPTIVRIDGLRDARSLSVVRDETFFPLLPVIVPEAASDEDLLEEVLEFVDGNAYGLRNSFWSTGQAAIDRFLAATRNGGNLRVNDSHSGFLPFLPNQGGPGLTGGVFGEASHPMLRTTHYQAVSVLRPSSEEGR; encoded by the coding sequence GTGAGGTTCGGCCTATACCCGGCTTACATCGGCGGCCGGGACGTCTTCGGCGACAACGTCCGGTACGTCCACACGATCTCCGCCCGAGCGCTGCTGACGGATACTTTTCCGGCGCTGCGCGCGAAACAGGATCTCGATCGCGGGCTCGTCACGCCCGACGAGGTCGGCGACATCGCCGTCGGCGCGTGCGTCGTCGCCGACGACCTCCTGGCCGACGCCGCCCTCGAAGCCGCCGCCGGTGCACAGCCGGCCTGGGCGCGCGTGCCGGTCGGGGAGCGCGTCGAGATCGGCCTCCGGATCGCCCGGCGGATCCTGGAGCACCTGGACCCGCTCGTGGAGATCCTGGTCGAGGAGGGCGTGCCGCGGTCGGCGGCGCTGGGCATGGTCGGCGGCATCCCGCACACGAGCTGGAGCGCCGAGACCATCCGGTGGTGCGCCGAGCAGCTCGAGGTCCGCCGCTCCGACGGCAACCGGGACATGATCCTGCGCCGGCTCGCCGACGGCGTCGTCTGCATCAACCCGCCGCAGAACGCGGCCACGCCCAACGCGCTCAACGGCCTCATCGCGCTGCTGTCCGGCAACACGGTCGTCGTCCGCGCGCCGCGCGGCGTGGCGTTGAGCTGTATGTACGCGATGCGCGAAGTGGTCGCGCCAGTGCTGGAGGAGTTCGGGGCACCGCCCGGCACGCTCAACGCGTTCTGCGGTGCGCCCTCCCTCGACAAGTGGCTGGCCAGCGAGCACGTGGACGACGTCCTGTACTTCGGCGGCAGCCGCAAGGGCCTGGAGTTCGAGCGCGATGCCATCGCGGCCGGCAAGAAGCCGATCCTGGAGCTGGCCGGCAACGACTGCTGCGTGGTGTGGCACGACGCCGACCTGGACGCGGCCGTCGAGACGATCACCCAGTTCTTCCTCAACTCCGGCCAGATCTGCAACGTGCCCAACCAGGTCGTGGCGCACCCGGCGATCGCCGACGAGCTGATCCGGCGACTGGTCGAGGCGACGCGGGTGATCACGCCCGGCTTCCCCGAGGACCCGGACGTGGTGCTCACGCCCGTACTGGGCGCGGACTGGTTCACCGGCTGCCTGGCCGAGGCCCTGACCAAGGGCGCGCGGCTCGTGCACGGCGGACGGCGGCTGGAGGTCGACGGCACACCGTCGGACACCGGGTACTTCGTCGAGCCCACGATCGTGCGGATCGACGGCCTGCGGGACGCGCGGTCGCTGTCGGTCGTGCGCGACGAGACGTTCTTCCCGCTGCTGCCGGTCATCGTGCCGGAAGCCGCGTCGGACGAGGACCTCCTGGAGGAGGTGCTGGAGTTCGTCGACGGCAACGCCTACGGCCTGCGCAACTCGTTCTGGTCGACCGGGCAGGCGGCGATCGACCGGTTCCTGGCGGCCACGCGCAACGGCGGCAACCTGCGCGTCAACGACTCGCACTCCGGCTTCCTGCCGTTCCTGCCCAACCAGGGCGGTCCGGGGCTGACCGGCGGCGTGTTCGGCGAGGCCAGCCATCCCATGCTGCGGACCACCCACTACCAGGCCGTCAGCGTGCTGCGGCCGTCCTCCGAGGAGGGGCGATGA
- a CDS encoding type II toxin-antitoxin system RatA family toxin, which produces MTTRTLRAEVPATAAEVVAFLERDTDFPTYAPDLVSVSGRGEWVLAFRGGTATWTQAVRRSADHPDRLEFLQIEGDFQRLMGSWTATDLPEGGSEVEYRVDYGTSVPHLAGAIDSAVGRVLVRTAHAIVTAIGGRARVTEGGEYVTDPLERLLRR; this is translated from the coding sequence ATGACCACCCGGACGCTGCGGGCCGAGGTGCCCGCCACGGCCGCCGAGGTCGTCGCGTTCCTCGAACGCGACACCGACTTCCCCACCTACGCGCCCGACCTGGTGTCGGTGAGCGGGCGGGGCGAGTGGGTGCTGGCCTTCCGGGGCGGCACGGCGACGTGGACGCAGGCCGTCCGCCGGTCGGCCGATCACCCGGACCGGTTGGAGTTCCTCCAGATCGAGGGGGACTTCCAACGACTGATGGGCTCCTGGACCGCGACCGACCTGCCCGAGGGCGGCAGCGAGGTCGAGTACCGGGTGGACTACGGCACGAGCGTCCCGCACCTGGCGGGCGCGATCGACTCGGCGGTCGGCCGGGTCCTGGTCCGCACCGCGCACGCGATCGTCACGGCGATCGGCGGCCGGGCGCGGGTGACCGAGGGCGGCGAGTACGTCACCGACCCGCTGGAACGGCTCCTGCGGCGCTGA
- a CDS encoding NAD(P)-binding domain-containing protein produces the protein MDRVCVIGAGWSGLAACQVLDERGIAFDCYEAGSQVGGNWRYLNDNGLSSSYRSLHINTSKKLSEYRSFPMPADYPAYPDHELIARYLDDFVDHFGFGDAISLRTLVTHVEPVDGGWAVTARDRDTGVETVRRYRAVLVANGHHSDPKLPDFPGADTFTGTQIHSHHYKVPDEYAGKRVLVVGFGNSASDIAVETSGVAARTLLSTRRGGYVFPKFMFGKASDDLINPFLTTVLPREVQRWIMAGLLRLTIGKVTDFGLPVPGHRLFNSHPTVSETLLPKLGHGDIAVKPNVERLAGDTVHFTDGSSEVVDSVIYCTGYRVGFPFLDPSVIAPTDNDVSLYHRVVDPRHPGLYFIGLFQPLGATTVLAEAQSHWVADLLQGSAALPPPAEMDREIKRYKENLAKRYVTSQRHTMQVDHYPYLAELRGARKHGARLARKGALPAGYRPEEVSITIDAPPELVWDLVSDVTRMGEWSPECRKCTWRGPERGVGARFTGVNRRGWVKWVTSNLVEESERGRSFAFHTTTNGVRWSYRFEPDGNGGTVLTERWDVSGQSRGQRKRTASFANMVLGGHDVHTRELRDGIHQTLTRVKAAAEESAAERPTAVLADSAA, from the coding sequence ATGGACCGCGTCTGCGTCATCGGAGCAGGTTGGTCGGGGCTTGCCGCCTGCCAGGTGCTCGACGAGCGAGGGATCGCGTTCGACTGCTACGAGGCCGGGTCCCAGGTGGGCGGGAACTGGCGCTACCTCAACGACAACGGCCTGTCGTCGTCGTACCGGTCGCTGCACATCAACACGTCGAAGAAGCTGTCGGAGTACCGCAGTTTCCCCATGCCGGCGGACTACCCGGCCTACCCCGACCACGAGCTGATCGCGCGCTACCTGGACGACTTCGTCGACCACTTCGGTTTCGGCGACGCGATCTCGCTGCGCACGTTGGTCACGCACGTCGAGCCGGTCGACGGCGGCTGGGCGGTGACGGCCCGCGACCGCGACACCGGCGTCGAGACCGTGCGCCGGTACCGGGCCGTGCTGGTGGCCAACGGGCACCACTCCGACCCGAAGCTGCCCGACTTCCCGGGCGCGGACACGTTCACCGGCACGCAGATCCACTCGCACCACTACAAGGTGCCCGACGAGTACGCCGGCAAGCGCGTGCTCGTCGTGGGGTTCGGCAACTCCGCGTCGGACATCGCGGTGGAGACGTCGGGTGTGGCCGCGCGCACGCTGCTGTCCACGCGGCGCGGCGGGTACGTGTTCCCCAAGTTCATGTTCGGCAAGGCCAGCGACGACCTGATCAACCCGTTCCTCACCACGGTGCTGCCGCGCGAGGTCCAGCGCTGGATCATGGCCGGGCTGCTGCGGTTGACGATCGGCAAGGTGACCGACTTCGGCCTGCCCGTGCCGGGGCACCGGCTGTTCAACTCGCACCCGACGGTGTCGGAGACGTTGCTGCCCAAGCTCGGGCACGGCGACATCGCGGTGAAGCCGAACGTCGAGCGGCTGGCGGGCGACACCGTGCACTTCACGGACGGCAGCAGCGAGGTCGTCGACTCGGTGATCTACTGCACCGGGTACCGCGTGGGGTTCCCGTTCCTGGACCCGTCGGTGATCGCGCCGACGGACAACGACGTGTCGCTGTACCACCGGGTCGTGGACCCACGCCACCCCGGCCTGTACTTCATCGGCCTGTTCCAGCCGTTGGGCGCGACGACCGTGCTCGCCGAGGCGCAGTCGCACTGGGTCGCGGACCTGTTGCAGGGCAGCGCCGCGCTGCCGCCGCCGGCCGAGATGGACCGGGAGATCAAGCGGTACAAGGAGAACCTGGCCAAGCGGTACGTGACGTCCCAGCGGCACACCATGCAGGTGGACCACTACCCGTACCTGGCCGAGCTGCGCGGTGCGCGCAAGCACGGCGCACGACTGGCGCGCAAGGGCGCACTGCCCGCCGGGTACCGGCCGGAGGAGGTGTCGATCACGATCGACGCACCGCCGGAGCTGGTGTGGGACCTGGTCAGCGACGTGACGCGGATGGGCGAGTGGAGCCCGGAGTGCCGCAAGTGCACGTGGCGCGGCCCGGAGCGGGGCGTGGGCGCGCGGTTCACCGGCGTCAACCGGCGCGGTTGGGTCAAGTGGGTGACGTCGAACCTGGTCGAGGAGTCCGAGCGCGGCCGGTCGTTCGCGTTCCACACCACGACCAACGGCGTGCGGTGGAGCTACCGGTTCGAGCCGGACGGCAACGGCGGCACGGTCCTGACCGAGCGGTGGGACGTGTCCGGGCAGAGCCGGGGGCAGCGCAAGCGCACGGCGTCGTTCGCGAACATGGTGCTGGGCGGGCACGACGTGCACACGCGCGAACTCCGTGACGGGATCCACCAGACGTTGACCCGGGTCAAGGCGGCGGCCGAGGAGTCGGCCGCCGAGCGGCCGACCGCGGTGTTGGCGGACTCGGCGGCGTGA